The Jaculus jaculus isolate mJacJac1 chromosome 3, mJacJac1.mat.Y.cur, whole genome shotgun sequence genome includes the window atgtgtatgtttctttTCTGAGACACTGTACTGGACAGCCAGGTTTCTGGAATTGGGAGTGGGGCTGCATACAGATGGAGCATGCAAGGGGACAACATGCCTCCCAAGATTACACAGCACAGCTCCCTGTGGTTATTATCCTGAGGACAGGAAAGAATGCTCATGTTTCAGAATTTACTTATCCCCTCCACCTCAGGCAAGTTCAAGGTAATTCCTGCCCCCTCCCAGGACAGAGGACAATTAAGATCACCCCAGTGATGACCCTCAGAGCCAGGAAGCATTAGTGATCAGGATAGTTTGGGACAGCCATCCAACTTTCAGCAAGTAGCTATCTGGGGCAGAGTctcttctccagctttctgttctGTCACTTCAGTTATCTATGCAGGGACAAGGGATTTGGAGACCCTGGGGTCTTAGATGTAGCCTGAGttctgcagaaagaatgaggagcAGGGGATGAGCTTGCACAGCCAGGCATGGACAGTGATAAAACAGCAAAGATAGAGGAAGCCCTGACACATGGCTAAAGGGGCCAAGGTGGCTGAGGCCATCCACTCTCAGACTAACCTGGAGAAAAGCCAGACAGGCTGGCACAATGCACTTGTGAGGTGGTAAACTGTGCAGGTTCATAGAAGGTCCTGGGTGCTAGAGTCAGCATGCCCTGGGGTACTTATGTACTGACCAACTGTCCTTGCTCTTCAGAGTCTGAAAACCAGGGAAAAGAATCAAGAAATGACACAGATGATCCCAGCTGGTAAGTGGAAGAGGTGGTCTTTCAGAAACACAAAAACCTAAGTGGTAGAGAGTAAGGACAAAGCCTTctgattgccaggagtttgaggggCCCAAATGAGACTGAGGGTTAAGTAGACCTTGGCAAAGAGCTTGTTGAAAGGATTGAGGATCCTCTTGACCTGAGGTGCTAATGATAGAAAAAAGGTCCACTTCATGCATCTCAGAACTGTAGATATACCTACTCCCCCACCCATCTTCTCCATGGCCCTGGTCTGTGCCTCGCACTCATCTGGGTGAGTATCATATGACTCTACAGGAAAGAAATCTGTACCTTGTCTCATGTCCATTGGACCCACCAAGGTCTCCTTGCTAGGTAGGGAGAGTAGGCAGCACTGAGAATATAACCAACCCAATTagtcagaagaagaaaaaataaaagccccTATGCTGGACATCTGGGTGTTAACTGTCTTTCATAGAACTGTCTGCACTTCTGTTTTCCTGCCATCAGAGTATTTAAAAGTCATTGAGTTGCTCCATGGCTTTTCTCAGATCCCACAGTATATTCACCACCAATGTGGACTAGATACAGGGCAGGTCACCTGCTCATTAATGGCTCCTCAtgagtggatactggggaagttCTTGGCAAACAAGAAGCCATGGAATATATTGGCTGGCAGAGTTAGGTACCACATACCACACAAGGCATGGAACATCTTGATTTGCCTTGAGCAAGGGGAAGAGTGGAGTTGGAAGGCCCAACAACCCTTCAGGTGGCAAGAGCCAACAATAATCCAAGTTTTACCACTGGAAATAGTGGGGAAATTATTGTCTTCCCCAGCCCTACATTCATTCACCCTGGCCACCCAAAGCTAACAAAGTACGTGGAAGGGGGAGCACCCATGTGGACATGAATGGCAGATACAGACCTGCCCCAGTCCACTGACCCTCCATACCCTTCAGGTATCCACCTGGAGGGAGCTTGCATCCACTTCTCACTATAGGTTGGTTCTTTCAGCAAGGTTGTGGGCTCAGCTTTGAAATAAGTCCCTGTCGACTCTAAGTAATTGTTGCAAGTCTATAACTAGAGATCTCAAGGTGTCTCTACCTAAAACAGGTCATCAGAGGGAGACAAGAAGGCCTTCTATCAAAGTCTCTTTCCCATGAGGTCCCACAGACTCACCTTATTCCAAGCACCATGGAAGAAGCCACAGAGCTAGATGGAGAGCAGGTGTCTACCATCATGATACTTATTCTGAACCACTCTTTTAACCCTCCCACTCCATCCCCCAGCCAGGTGAGCCTagaggaggacaggaaggaaaggAGTCAGGATGCCACAGGAAAACAGGCCCATAGGAGTGGGAAAATGGAGCCAGAGACTGAGAACAGTGACTCAGAGGCCAGTGCCACAGAGGAGCAGGACAGCATGGGAAGACGTACCACAGGGTCCAAGGTCAGTCCATGGACATCTCCCCATATTCTGTCCCCTTGTGTGGAGTCCCCTGAACTCACCTAATGGCATCTTCTTTGGCTTacaggagctggagctggaggctGTGAGACTTAGGGATCATCTGGAAAAAGAGGCAAGAGCTTCTTCTTTAGTAGCAGGAGTAAGATAAGCAGGCCTATCTGTGGACAAGTCATAACCAGCCATGAATGTACTGTGGGTTTGTGGTCTATGAGGTGATTTTAGCAGGCCCCATGCTGCCCAGCTGGATTAGAAGGGCCTAGGGAAGCCAAACTCTGGGCTTCCTTGCCTGATCCCATGGCATCCTGCCACAGCTTGCTAAAGATGTGAGATCCTGAGAAGAGCTGACCTTCCAATTGACCTTGGCCCAGAAAAAATCCCCAGAGCTCCATTCCCTGGTATGCTGGGCAGGGATATATCAATGCAGAATTAGGAATCTCACAGGGCACTTTATAAAGGAAGATGGCTTTATCCTACCTCCCAAAACATGTTGTAGGGAATGGCAACAGCAAAACACATTGTTCACCAGGATTTTATAAAAGATGGTCCTTTGTGTGGTCCTGGGCCAGCCAAGGTGCCTCTAGAGACCATGGCTGCACAGGCTGAATTATTGTGCCATCCTGTTCTAAGGTCAGTTTCATCTCAGTGCAGCCTGGTTCTAAGGTATGTGTATGAAACAGAATCTACATGTTTCCAGTGGACCAGGGCTCTGAGAAGCCCTGAGGTCTCAGCAGTGTCTTGtcacctggaggccctgacactcagAACCTCTTAGGAGTCTCAATGAGTAGGGAGGGGTCAGAAATTCatgcttcttcctctccttgtCTGCCCAGAACTGGACCCATGGACACCTTGCTTTCCATGCTGCCATGGACCTTCCATCCAGCTTCATATGAACCCTCTCTGGCATCTCTATCTGGTGGGCCTGGTGGAACCACACAAACCAGGCTGCCCACAAGTCATAAGCCTGTAGTTCCTCCCAAGAAATTTGCTACTTTCCAGGAATCTTGCTTTCCTTCCAAGAAGTTTACTTTCCTCCTGGCTCACTACCTTTTTTGTTTCCATGCACAGAGACCATCTGTGTTTGTGGAGATTGACCTGGGAGACCATGCTGAGGAAGAGGTACAGACAAAACCATTCAGACAAGAAAGCCACATCAACTCCCCTGGGAAAGCACCTACACCTACGTAGGGTGTGGGGATGTAGCAATGGAGAGTCATATCAGGCATGGGTTGGAAGATGAGGCAGGGACCCAGAACCAATAAGCTCCATAGGGTTGAGGACTGGCCTTGGATGAGGTGAGGATATTTTTGTGCTCCccatatacacaaatacatatacacacatatgtcctGGTACCAATATGGGCCCTTAGGTCTCCAGAGCCTCTTAAAGATCATACTGGAACAGGGTAAAGGGCACACTTGGGTACTGAGAGATTGAGCCTTGGAGGATACATGGCTGTGCCAATCAGTCACTGCTCAAAACACTCATACAACTGTGCCTAAGTTATCTTCTTGTAGAATGGGGACCATGCTTTCAACACAGCAGTTTCATAGTGATCTCAGAATAGTGTCTTAGTATTAAGTATCATCAATATCACCACCATTATCATACAACCATTATATCgttatcaccatcatcatcaaatCACCGTTGTCATTTTCTTGACCCTTTGAACACAATTATCTAGAGTCTCTTCCTTCAGTTATCTGCTATAATATCTTTTTTGAAAGTTTTCTGAAGTTTCTGTTAGCAAATGAAAGCTGCTGCCTAAAGGTCAGTTGTTTTCCAGATTGTACTTTTTATCTTCTTTGCCCTCAGATTATACCTTTGCCCTCAGATTATAGCATGGTGGAAAAGACTGGTCATTGAGTCACCATAACTAGATTCCAGGAACTCTAGAAGAATCAGTCAGTGGTAGAGCTGGACCAAGGGACCAGGTCTTCCATCTGTAGCCCAGGGGCCATAGAATCCCATGTCATGTAAGGCCTAGGCTAGAGTCCCTAATTGGGCATTTCCACTTGACAGCCCTGTCTAGTAGGAGGAAACTCAAAGCCATGGAGAAATTCCCTATTCTGCCCTTGATTGTTCCTTGGGTGGGTCCCACAGGATGTCCTACCATTCCCCACAGGTGGTCACCTGTACtctgagagaagagaagaagccacagatggacacagagaacttGTCAGAGGACGAGTGAGTTATGCTTGAGGGATTACTCTGGGATAGGCATTTGTTCTCCAACATAAGATAAGATGCCCCCCACCTCGTATAGTGGGCAATACTGAGCCTCCCACATTTCTTCTACTTCCTGGGCATGAGGCTAAGAGATTATTATGGATGCAGGAGATGCTGAAGGACAGACAAATGCATGGCAAACCTTCTAAAGACTTGGACGGGAGCTTCACCTCACTCCACCAGATCATCTCTCCCCATCCCATTAGTCAGTAAAATTGCCATAAGtgatgaaggagatagagaggaagcagaaggcaATGATC containing:
- the C3H13orf46 gene encoding uncharacterized protein C13orf46 homolog; this translates as MEKDSTSHRRPRPGLGTQSSGVASEHLRVASEGVELQRSRSVGGLHQKGDPPGRIRKLLHKELESENQGKESRNDTDDPSCQVSLEEDRKERSQDATGKQAHRSGKMEPETENSDSEASATEEQDSMGRRTTGSKELELEAVRLRDHLEKERPSVFVEIDLGDHAEEEVVTCTLREEKKPQMDTENLSEDETRTSWVCCIPYPTRRKDSANQKELERGTPQS